The DNA sequence AAATCGGTGCACTTCCATCTCCTGCTGGACCGGATGGCCCCCGGGGACATCGCCGAGCTCCGGAAGACGATCCTCCGCAACGCCGGCGAGAAGAAGGGGTTCCTCCACGCGATCCGCCCGGGAGAATTCGACGCGGTGATCGCCCTGCCCGACGGATGCGGCGTGTCGCCGTCCCTCGATCTGGCGCGGGACCTCCGCGGCCGCTTCGGCTACGACGTCCTGCGTCTCCACGGATGATCCCGGAATCGCGCGACGAGCGCGCCCTCCTTGTCTACGCCCACCGGAAGCGGGCACGCGGCCCGGCGGCGGCGCTGGACGTCGCCGAGGTGATGGACGAGCTGAAGGACCTGGTCCTCGCGGCGGGGGCGACGGTGGCGGCTTCCCGCGTGCAGGGGGTCGACTCGGAGAACCCGGCCACGATCGTCGGGAAGGGGACCCTGGTCCGCCTGAAGGAGGAGATCGAGACGCTGGGGGCGAACCTGGTGGTCTTCCAGAACCTGCTCAAGCCGAAGCAGCAGGCGCTTCTCGAAGAGGAGCTCGACGTGAAGACCCTCGACCGGCGCGAGGTCATCCTCGACATCTTCGCCCGGCGCGCACGCACCCGGGAGGGGAAGCTCCAGGTGGAACTCGCCCAGCTGTCGTTCCGGCTCGGGAGGCTCGCGGGGGGACGGAAGGAGCTGTCGCGGCTCGGCGGCGGGATCGGGACCCGGGGACCGGGGGAGAAGAAGCTCGAGGAGGATCGCCGCCGCATCCGCGCGCAGATCCGGCAGCTTGAGCGGGAGCTGACCACGGTGCGCAGGACGCGTTCGCTCCATTACCAGCGGCGGCGCGAAGTCGGGTTCCCGGTGGTCGCGCTCGTCGGGTACACCAACGCCGGGAAATCGACCCTCTTCAACCGTCTGACGGGCGCCGACGTCTTCGTGGCGGACCAGCTTTTCGCCACGCTGGATCCGACCGCCCGGAAATTCCGGCTTCCCGGCGGCAGGGAGGCGATCCTCGTCGACACGGTGGGGTTCATCCACGACCTTCCGGCGGAGCTGCGGCAGGCGTTCCTCGCGACCCTCGAGGGGATCGGCGAGGCGGACCTTCTCCTCCACGTCGCCGACGGAAGCTCCGACGCGGTGGAGAGCAACGTCGGATCGGTGAACACGATCCTCGGGGAGCTGTCGTTTCGCGAGAAGCCGATCCTCCTCCTGATGAACAAGCACGACCGCTGCCCCCCCGGGTCGACGCCGCAGGAAGGGGCGATGTGGATTTCCGCGAAATCGGGGGAGGGGATCCCGGAGCTGCTGACGCTGATCGAAAGGGAGCTATGGTTTCACCGCCCGCAAGAGATCGCTTCGACACCGCCCGCCTGATCAACATCGCGAACGGGCTGACGGCGGCGCGCGTCCTCCTGGTCCCGTACTTCGCCTACCTCCTGATCTCCGAGCGGGAGAAGGCGGCTTTGCTGGTGTTCATCGTCTGCGGCGCGACGGACGCCCTCGACGGATTGCTGGCCCGCTGGCTGCGGCAGCGGACACTGGCCGGGACGCTTCTCGACCCGATCGCCGACAAGCTGATGATGGCGACCGCCTTCATCGTGCTCACCTACATCCACATCGTCCCCCTGCGGCTCGCGATCATGGTGATCAGCAGGGACGTCATCATTCTCGTGGGGAGCTTCCTCTACCTCCTCCTGTTCGATGCGAGCGACATCCGGCCGACGGGGCTCAGCAAGGCGAACACGGTGATCCAGATCCTGACGGTCATCTACTTCCTCTCGGTCGCCGCGTTCCCCGCGGAGACGAAGGCGCTGGGAGCGGGGACGGGCAGCATCCCCAACCGCGCTGTCGCGCTGGTCTGCGCATTCACAACGGTCGCCTCCGGGCTCCAGTACCTGTATATCGGCCTCCGGAAGCTTTCCGATGCGTGAGGTCCCCGGGGAGGGTCCGGCGCAAGGCTCTCCCCGCGCCGGGGTCGGCGTCGAGGCCGTGGCGCCCGGGTCTCCCGCCGAACGGGCCGGGATCGTCCCCGGAGACCGGATCCTCTCCGTGGCGGGCCGCGCGGTGGAGGACCTCCTCGACCTCCATTTCCTCACATCGCGGAGCCGGTTCACCATCGCGTGGCGGGACGCGTCGGGGGCCGTGCGGGAAAAGGGGATCCGGCTGCAGGGGAAGACGCCGGGAATTTTTCCGGAGCCGATCCGGGTCCGGCGTTGCCGCAACCGGTGCATCTTCTGCTTCGTCCACCAGCTGCCGAAAGGGCTCCGCCGCGCCCTGTACGTGAAGGACGAGGACGTGCGTCTCTCTTTTCTTCACGGACAATACGTCACCTTTTCGGACCTTTCCGGGGAGGAGGCGGCGAAGATCGTCCGGTACCGCCTCTCGCCGCTGTACGTGTCGATCCACACGACCGACCCGGGCCTGCGGCGGCGGATGCTGGGGAACCCCCGCGCGGCAGACGTGATGCGCGTGATGGGGGAACTGATCCGGTCCGGGATCGTCCTTCACGGACAGATCGTCGTCTGCCCCGGCGTCAACGACGGCGACGAGCTTGCGCGGAGCCTCCGGGAGCTCTCCGGCCTGCGTCCCGGGCTCCGTACGGTGGCGGTGGTTCCGGTGGGACTGACGTCCCATCGGGACGGGCTGCCGCCCCTGCGCCCGGTCACGCGCGATCAGGCGCGGCAGACGCTTGATCTGCTCGGCGCGCTTGGCAGGGAATTCGGGAAGAGCGCGGACGGGGAGCCGTTCGCGGTCGCCGCCGACGAATATTACCTGATGGCGGGACGGGACGTTCCCGGCCGCCGCTCGTACGGGTCTTTCGCGCAGATCGAAAACGGCGTGGGACTGGTACGGCGATTCCGGGACGAAGCGGCCTCCCTCTTCCGTCGGAAACGGTGGCCGGGAGGAGCCGCCGGGGGGACGGTCGTGACGGGACGGTCCGCGTCGCGACTTGTGGCCGGATTCCTTGAGGAATTCTCTTCCCGCGCGGGTGCCCGGTTCGTCGCGCTTCCGGTCGCCAACCGGTTGATGGGGGAAAGCGTCACCGTGACCGGACTGCTCGGCGGAAACGACATCGCATCCGCCGCCCGGGGCAATGTCCGCGGGACGCTCTACATCCCCTCCGTCACCCTTCGGGACGCGGGGGACCTGTTTCTGGACGGGCTCACCCCGGAGGAGGTTTCCAGGCGGACGGGTGCGCCCGTCACCCTTTTCGCGCCGACGCCGAGAGGGTTCCTCGACGCGGTCTATCCACGGAACCGGCCGGAATATCATTGACAATTCCTTCCACAGTCGGTAAGTTTATGGATCCTGATCGGAGGGATGGGCGATTAGCTCAGATGGTTAGAGTACCTGCTTGACATGCAGGGGGTCACTGGTTCAAGTCCAGTATCGCCCACCATTTCTCCATCGAATGGCGCGCACCGCATTCGGCACCTCAATGTGCCGGCAGGGCGCGGGAATTTGCTTTTTTTTGACGGAAATCCGCAGGGAGTACGCGCAGGGATGACGCTCCTCGAGCTCGCCAGGAAAGAAGGGAAGGCGAAGGTCGCCATCGCCGCCAGGGTGGACGGCCTCGTGACGGACCTTGCGCGCCCGCTTCCCGACGGGGCGAAGGTCGAGTGGGTCCTACCGTCCGACCCGGACGGCGTGGAGCTCCTCCGGCACAGTACGGCGCACGTGATGGCCGCCGCCGTCAAGGAGCTCTTCCCGGGGGCGCTGATCACGATCGGCCCGGCCATCGGAAACGGTTTCTACTACGACTTCGACGTCGAGACGCCGTTCACTCCGGAGGACCTCGTCCGGATCGAGGAGCGGATGCGGGAGATCGTCAAGGCCGATCGTCCGTTCGTTCGTGAAGAGGCGACGAAGGAGCAGGCGCGCGCGCTGTTCCCGGGGGAGCCGTACAAGGAGGAGCTGCTCGCCGACATCCCCGACGAGACCGTTTCCCTCTATCGCATGGGAAATTTTCTCGACCTGTGCCGCGGGCCGCACGTTCCGGGGACGGGCCGGATCGGGGCATTCCGCCTGATGAACACCGCCGGGGCGTACTGGCGAGGCGACTCGAGGAACAGGATGCTGACGCGCATCTACGGGGTCGCCTTTGCGTCGAAGAGGGAACTCGACGAGCACCTGCGGATCCTCGAGGAGATCAAGAAGCGCGACCACCGGAAGTTGGGCCGCGAGCTCGACCTGTTCAGCGTGAACGACGACATCGGCCCCGGGCTCATCCTCTGGCATCCGAAGGGGGCGGTCGTCCGCAGGGTCATGGAGGATTTCTGGCGGGACGAGCACGCGAAGGCGGGGTACGACCTGGTCTTCTCGCCGCACATCGCGCGCCTCGACCTCTGGCGGGTCAGCGGTCACACGGATTTCTACCGGCAGGCGATGTTCTCCCCGATCGACATCGAGGGGCAGGAGTACCAGCTGAAGCCGATGAACTGCCCGTTCCACATCCAGATCTACAAGTCCCGCATGCGATCGTACCGCGACCTTCCGATCCGTTACGCGGAGCTGGGAACGGTGTACCGCTACGAGCCGTCCGGGACGCTGCACGGGCTCCTCCGCGTGCGCGGCTTCACACAGGACGACGCGCACCTTTTCCTGCGCCCCGATCAGCTCGACGAGGAGATCTTCACCCTTCTCGATTTCACGCTCTTCGTGCTGCGGTCGTTCGGGTTCGGGAAATACGACATCTACCTTTCCACCCGTCCGGAGAAGTACGCTGGAGCGCCCGAACAGTGGGACCTCGCCGAGAGCGCGCTTCGGAAGGCCCTCGAGCGGAAGGGAATCCCCTTCGAGGTCGATCCTGGGGAGGGGGTCTTCTACGGGCCGAAGATCGACATCAAGATCAAGGACATGCTGGGACGTTCCTGGCAATGCTCCACGATCCAGGTCGACTTCAACAACCCCGAGCGGTTCGACGCGACGTATGTCGCCGCCGACGGGGCCCCGCAGCGGGCGATCATGATCCACCGCGCGCTGATGGGGTCGCTGGAACGGTTCTTCGGCGTTCTGGTGGAGCACCACGCGGGGGCCTTCCCGGTGTGGCTCGCCCCGGTCCAGGCCGATGTCGTCCCGGTGACCGAGAAGCAGAACGCGTTCGCGCGGGAGGTCGTCGCGAAGCTTCGCGCCGCCGGGTTCCGTGCGGAGGGCGACTACCGCAACGAAAAGCTGGGGTACAAGATCCGGGAATCCCAGGTGAACAAGGTTCCGTACGCGCTCGTCGTGGGCGAGCGCGAGGCGGAAGCGCAAACGGTCTCCCCGCGACGGCGTGGAGGGGAGCAGCTCCCCCCCATGCCGATCGGGTCGTTCATCGAACGTCTCGCCGGGGAAGCGGTCAACAAGGTAGAGTAAAGGAGGACGTCATCGCCAAGGAATCGAGAATCAACGAACAGATCCAGGTCCCCGAAGTCCGGCTCGTGGGCCCCGACGGGGAGCAGTTGGGCGTCGTGAAAACGTCGGAGGCGCTCCAGAGCGCGAGGGCGCAGGACCTCGACCTGGTCGAGGTGGCCCCCATGGCCGCGCCTCCGGTCTGCCGGATCATGGATTTCGGCAAGTTCAAGTACATCACGAGCAAGCGGGAGCAGGAGGCGAGAAAGAAGCAGACCGTCATCCAGGTCAAGGAGATCAAGGTCCGGCCGAAGACGGAAGAGCACGACCTGAACACGAAGCTGAAACATATTCGCCGCTTCCTGGAGGCGGGCGACAAGGTCAAGGTGACCGTCCGGTTCCGCGGGCGGGAGCTCGCCTACGCCTCGCAGAGCGGCTTCGAGGTCCTGAAGCACATCGTGGAGGCGATCGCCGACGTCGCGAAGGTGGAGTCGGCACCGAAGATGGAAGGGAAGACGATGATGGCCATCGTCTCCCCGACGATGCATAAGAAGAAGCCCGCCGGCAGCGCCGAAAAGCCGCAGGCGGCGACCCCGGCGCCCGCGGCGGCGAAGGACGCACCGCAGGCGGCGACCGCGCCACCGGCGCAGAAACAGGAGGGATAGGTCATGCCGAAGATGAAATCGAACCGGGGCGCGAGCAAGCGGTTTCGCGCGACGGGCGCGGGGGGGATCAAGCGCGCCAAGTCCGGGAAGAGCCACATCCTGACGTCGAAGGACCGGAAGCGGAAGCGCGCGCTGCGCAAGTCGGCCCTGGTCCACCACACGAACGAGAAGTCGATCCGCCGCCTGCTGCCGTACCTTTAAGGGCGACGTCCAACAGCGAAGAACAAGGTAGAAGGGAAACGACATGCCTCGCGTAAAAAGAGCCGTACATTCGCACAAGAAGCGCCGCTCGATCCTCAAGCTCGCGAAGGGGTACCGGGGCGGCCACGGGAACCTGCTGCGGTCCGCCAAGGAGGCCGTCGCCCGCGCCCTGCGCTATGCCTATCGCGACCGCCGGAACAACAAGCGGGAGTTCCGGGCCCTCTGGATCGTCCGCGTCAACGCCGCCGCGCGGGAGCACGGGCTCTCCTACAGCCAGTTCCTGTTCGGCCTGAAGAAGGCGGGGGTCGAGGTCGACCGGAAGATCCTCGCCGACCTCGCCGTCAACGATCCCGCGGGGTTCCAGGCGCTCGCCGACCGATCGAAAGCCGCCCTGGCGTAGCGGGAGGTCCTGGGGTTGCCCGGCGCTTCCGGACAGATCACGCGCCTACTCGAGGAGGGGACGGCGGCCATCGCGGCCGCGCGCAGCGAGAGCGACCTCCTCGAGGCGAAGGGCCGCTTCTTCGGGAAGAAGGGCGCCGTCTCCGGAATCCTGAAGGGGGTCGCCGCGCTCCCGGTCGAGGAGCGCAAGGCGGTCGGTGAGCTGGCGAACCGCGCCCGCGCGGAGCTCGAGTCCGCCTTTGACGCCCGGCTCGCCGAGATCCGCGGGAAGGAGCGCCTTCTTCGCGAAGGGCGGGAGCGGATCGACGTCACCCTTCCCGGCAGGGGGCCGATGCCGGGCCACCGGCATCCGGTGTCGCAGACGATGTCGGACATCATCGCGGTCTTTCGCCGCCTCGGCTTCTCCGTCCAGGGGGGACCGGACGTCGAGACGGATTACTACAACTTCGAGGCCCTCAACTTCCCTCCGGAACACCCGGCGCGGGACATGCAGGACACCTTCTACGTCGAGTCGGAGGCCGGCGATCTCGTTCTTCGCACCCACACCTCGCCGGTCCAGATCCGGGCGATGGAGCGGATGAAGCCGCCGGTCCGGATCATCGCGCCCGGCACGGTCTACCGGTCCGACTCCGACATCACCCACTCCCCGATGTTCCACCAGGTGGAAGGCCTCGCGGTCGACCGGGACATCACGATGGCCGACCTCAAGGGGCTGCTCACCGAGTTCTGCCGGCTGACCTTCGGTCCCGAAAAGCCGGTGCGGTTCCGCCCGAGCTACTTCCCGTTCACCGAGCCGTCCGCGGAGATGGACATCCAGTGCGTCATCTGCGGCGGGTCGGGGTGCAGGGTATGCAAGGAGTCGGGGTGGCTCGAGATCCTCGGTGCCGGGATGGTCGACCCCTCCGTGTTCGGCTTCGTCGGGTACGACCCCGAGGAGTACGCCGGCTTCGCCTTCGGCATGGGCGTCGAGCGGATCGCCATGCTGCGCCACGGGATCTCGGACATCCGTCTCCTGTTCGAAAACGACATCCGTTTCCTGTCGCAGTTCTGACGCGGCGGCGGGAAGGAAAGCGTCCCATTGAAGATTCCGTATTCGTGGCTGAAGGAATTCATCGACACGCGTCTTTCGCCTTCGCAGGCGCAGGAAGCTCTCACGATGGCGGGCGTGGAGGTCTCCTCCTGCCGGTTCCTCGGGGAGGGGCTCGACTCCGTCGTCACCGCCCGGATCCTGGATATGCGCCCGCACCCGGATGCCGACCGGCTTTCCCTGTGCAGGGTGACCGACGGGTCGGATACGTTCGGGATCGTCTGCGGGGCGAAAAACATGAAGGCAGGGGACGCGGTCGCGCTGGCGAAGATCGGCGCGCGCCTTCCCAACGGCATGGAGATCAGGAGGGCGAAGATCCGCGGGCAGGCGTCGGAGGGGATGCTCTGTTCGGAGCAGGAACTGAAGCTCGCCGAGGCGTCGGCCGGGATCATGATCCTCCCCGGGGACACCGCTCCGGGGAAGCCGCTTGCCGACGCGCTCGGGCTTTCCGACTGGCTTCTGGAGGTCGAGATCACGCCGAACCGGGGCGACTGCCTCAGCATCCTCGGCGTGGCGCGGGAGATCGCCTCCATCACCGGCGAGAAGATCGTCCTTCCCGATGTCTCGTTCCCGGAAGAGGGGGAGCCGATCGGGGATCTGGTGCGGATCGACGTCTCCGACCCCGACCTGTGCCCGCGGTACACCGCCCGGGTGGTTTCCGGCGTCGCCATCGCCCCTTCCCCGGACTGGATGCGACGGCGCCTCGCGCTGTGCGGGATCCGCCCGATCAACAACATCGTCGACGTCACCAACTACCTGCTGCTCGAGGTCGGACAACCGATGCACGCCTTCGACCTCGATCGTCTCCGCGGGGCGAGGATCGTGGTCGCGGCCCCGAAGGAAACGCTGACCTTCACGACGCTCGACGGGGCGGAGCGGACGATCGCTCCCGGGATGCTCCTCATCCGAGACGGGGAAGGCCCGGTTGCCGTCGCCGGCGTGATGGGCGGGGCGAACAGCGAGGTCGTCGACGGAACGACGCGCGTCGTCTTCGAGAGCGCCCATTTCTTCCCTCCCTCGATCCGCCGGACGGCGAGGCGCCTGGGGCTGTCGAGCGAATCCTCGTACCGGTTCGAGCGGGGAGTCGATCCGGCGGGAACCCTCTACGCCGCGGACCGTGCGGTGTCGCTCCTGTACCGGTTCGCCCCCGCATCCGTCGCGAGGGGAGTGATCGACCTCGACGCCGGAAACGCGAGCCCTCGAACGGTGCCGTTCCGCCCGGAGCGCGCGAGCCGGATCATCGGCAGAGGGTACGCATCCGAGGCCTGCCGGGAGGTCTTCGGGCGCCTCGGGTTCCCGGTCGCCGACCGCGGGACGGGAACCTGGAACGTCACGGTCCCCACGCACCGGTTCGACATCGAGCGGGAGATCGACCTGGTGGAGGAGGTCGCGCGGCTTTCCGGATACGACTCCATTCCGACGACCTATCCCGAATCGAAGGCGCCGGAATTTTCCGGGGACGACACGTTTGCAGACATCCAGGAGAGGGCCTTCGACTTCCTGCGCGGACGCGGCTTTTCACAGGCCGTGAATTTCTCCTTCGTATCGGGCCGGACCTGGGAGCGCCTGGGGGCGTTCCTCGGGTTCGACCCGACGGACGCGGTTCGCCTCCGGAACCCGATCTCGGACGAGACGACCCTGATGCGGCCGCACCTGCTGTCGGGTCTCCTGGCGAACGCGGCGGACAACGTGCGCCGTTTCGTCGGAGACGTCCGGCTCTACGAGGCGGGAAAGGCGTTCGGGAAGTCGTACCTCGAGGGGCACTTCGAGGAGCCCCGGCTCGGGGTGATCCTCTGCGGGAGGCCGCTCCCGGGCGACTGGTCCGGCGTGGACGTTCCCGCGGACTTCTACGACATGAAGGGGATCGTGGAACCGCTCCTGCTTCATCTTTGCGCATCCCCGGTCCACGTCGTACCCACGCGCTTCCGGCCGTTTTTCGAAGCGGGGAAGGCGGCGGACATCCTGCGGGACGGCGAGGTCGTCGGATGGTTCGGGGCGATCCGCAAGGAACTGCTCGATTCGTTCGAGCTCGCGGGTCCCGTCTTCTACGGAGAGATCCGTTTGCGGAAGGCGACCGCTTCGCCGCCGCCGCCGGGGCGGTACGCGCCGCTGCCGAAGTTCCCTCCTGTTTTCAGGGACGTGGCGTGCGTTTTTTTGACAGGGGTGCCGGTGGGCGACGTTCTCGCGATGGTTCGCGAGGTCTCCCCCGAGGTCGAGGAAGCCTCGGTGTTCGACATCTTCACGGGGGATAAGATCGGGGAAGGGAACAAAAGCGTCGGGATCCGGGTGAAACTGCAATCCCTCGAGAGAACCTTGACGGAATCGGAAGTCCATAGTATACATAGCAAAATCGTAAAATTATTGGAGAATCGGTTCGGCGGCAAGATTCGGACCTCTTGAAGCAGCGTAGGAGGCGACATGACGAAAGCGGACCTGGTCGAGATCGTTTATGAAAAAATCGGTGGTCTCTCCAAGAAGGAATCCCAGGACATCGTGGAGAGGATCTTCGAGACGATGAAGACCAGCCTCAAGCAGGGCGACAAGATCAAGATCTCCGGCTTCGGAAACTTCACCCTGCGCGACAAGCGCCCGCGCAAGGGGCGCAATCCGCAAACCGGCGACGACATCGAAATCACCGCGCGCCGCGTACTGACGTTCCGCCCGAGCCAGATCCTGAAGTCTCACATCAACGAACCGGTCAAGCCGTCCTGAGGCGTCCACGGAAGGCGTGACCGCCACCCAGATACCGGACAAGTTCCATTTCAAGATCGGCGAGGTGAGCCGGATCTTGGGTGTGAAGCCTTACGTTCTCCGGTTCTGGGAAACCGAGTTCCAGATCAGCCCCGCGAAGAATCGATCCCAGCACCGCGTGTACAAACGGCAGGAAGTCGAGACGCTCCTCGAGATCAAGCGTCTCCTGTACGAGGAGCGCTTCACCATCGAGGGCGCCCGGGTAAAGCTGAAGGAGCTGGCGAAGGACCGCCAGAGGCAACTGAAGCTGGACCTCGCCGAAAACCCGTACAGGGCGACGCTGCGGCAGGTGAAAAAAGACCTCGCGAGAATCAAGGTGATACTTAAATAGAGAAGCGTCAAGTAGTGGTAATGAAAGCTCATTGCTTCTTGTAATCAATGCGGTGCGGAGAGTCGATTGGCGATGGAGCGCGGCGATCGCCCCTGGGGATATTACCTGGTCCTGCACGAGGATGCAGGGTACAAGGTGAAGCAGTTCATCGTGAAGCCGGGCAGCCGCCTGAGCCTCCAGCGGCACCGGTTTCGGTCGGAGCATTGGCAGGTGGTCCGCGGCGAGGCGGAGGTGACGCGCGGCAAGGAGGTCGTCCGGCTCCTCCCTGGAGGATCGATCGACATTCCGCTGGGCGCCCTGCATCGGGTGGAGAGCGTGGGGAAGGAAGACCTCGTCGTCATCGAGGTGCAGATGGGGGAGTATGTCGGAGAGGACGACATCGAGCGGTTCGAGGATGATTATGATCGCGCCCCGCCGCCGGCCGCCCGGAAAATGAAGTGACAACGTTCCCCTCGTCCGGTAGAATCATTTTTCCACGGATCGGGACGTAGCGCAGCCTGGTAGCGCACTTGCATGGGGTGCAAGGGGTCGCTGGTTCAAATCCAGTCGTCCCGACCAGCAAACTCGAGGGGTTACGAGGCACGCTCTCGTAGCCCCTTTTTCCTTGTGAACAAAGGGAGGCTCCATTGGGCGACAGCGGGCACGTGATCCTCGTTTCGAACGACGACGGCGTGCGCTCCGAGGGAATCGTGGCGCTGACCGAGGCACTGAAGGACCTGGGCACCGTGTACGTGGTCGCCCCCGACAGGGAGCGGAGCGCGGCCAGCCACTCGCTCTCTCTCACCCACCCGTTGCGGGTGGAGAAAGTCTCTCCCCGCGTATACTCCGTCGACGGCACGCCCACCGACTGCGTCAACCTGGGCGTGAACGGCATCCTGCGGGGGAAGAAGATCGACCTGCTCGTCTCCGGGATCAACAAGGGCGCGAACCTGGGCGACGACATCACCTATTCCGGCACCGTTTCCGCGGCGATGGAGGGGACGCTGCTCGGGATCCCTTCCATCGCGGTCTCGCTGGTCACCCGTACCCGGTTCCGGTTCGACACGGCCGCGGCGATGGCGATGGACGTGGCGCGAAGAGTCCTGAAGCGGGGTCTGCCGGAAGATACCCTGCTGAATGTCAACGTGCCCAACGCCGCGCGCGAGGAGATCAAGGGCGTTCGGGTCACGCGGATGGGGAAGCGGGTCTACGGCGACATGATCGTGGAGAAGCGCGACCCGAGGGGAAGGAAGTACTACTGGATCGGCGGCGACCACCTGAACAGCGAGGATGTCCCGGGCTCCGATCTCGAGGCGATCGAAGAGGGATTCATCTCCGTGACCCCGATCCACCTGGACCTGACGAACTATTCGGCCCTCCGGGCCTTGCGGAAATGGACCTGGTGAGGGAATCCATCCTCCGCCGGCGCATGGTGGAGGAACAGATCCGTCGCCGGGGAGTTCGCGACGTGCGCGTGCTTTCGGCGATGGAAGAGGTCCCGCGGCACCTCTTCGTCCCGAGGGAGCTTCGGCACCTCGCGTACGCCGACGAGCCTCTTCCCATCGGCGAAGGGCAGACGATCTCCCAACCGTTCATCGTCGCCGAGATGACCGCCGCGCTCCGCCTGTCGGGCACGGAGAAGGTCCTCGAGATCGGGACCGGTTCGGGATACCAGGCGGCCATTCTTGCGCGCCTCTGCCGCGAACTCGTGACGATCGAGCGGATCGCGTCCCTCTCCGCCGACGCGCGGAGGCGCCTTGCGGGGATGGACGCGGGGAACGTGACCTTCGTCGTCGGGGACGGATCAGTCGGGTCGCCCGAACATGCGCCGTTCGATCGCATCCTCTCCGCGGCCGCGTCGCCGTCCGTCCCCGCCCCCTGGGTCTCCCAGTTGTCGGAGGGCGGCATCATCGTCCTGCCTGTGGGGGATCGGTACGAACAGGAGCTTACCCGCGTCACCCGCCGTGGAGACCGCACCGACGCCGAAACTCTCGGCGGATGCCGCTTCGTTCCCCTCGTCGGATTGTACGGCTTCCAGGGTTGACCCTATAATGGAGGGGAGATGCCGACCAGCGACCTGAAGAAGCGGATCCGAAACATCCCGGACTTCCCGAAGAAGGGGATCCAGTTCAAGGACATCACGACGCTCCTGTCCGACCCGTCCTCCTTCCAGAGGGCGATCGACCTGATGGCGCACCGTCACTTCGCGAAGGGGATCGAGGCGGTCGTAGGGATCGAGGCGCGCGGATTCGTGATGGGCGCCGCGATGGCGTACAAGCTTGGCACGGGCGTCCTGCTGGTGCGCAAGGCCGGGAAATTGCCGTTCAAGACGGTGACGGCTTCCTACGACCTCGAATACGGGAAGGACCGCCTGGAGATCCACGAGGACGCGATCCGTCCCGGGATGAAGGTCGTCGTGGCGGACGATGTGCTGGCGACGGGCGGGACCGTCTCCGCGGTCGTCGGGCTGCTGAAACGGCTCGGGGCCGATGTTGTAGAATGTTGCTTCCTCGCGGAGCTCACCGATTTGCGGGGACGCGAACATCTGAAGGGACAGAAGGTGTTCTCGCTGCTTCAGTTCGAGGATTGACGAAGGCGGTGAGGGATGCGCCCCCGTAGCTCAGGTGGACAGAGCAGAGGTTTCCTAAACCTTTGGCCGGGTGTTCGAGTCACCCCGGGGGCGCCAATAATAACAATGGGTTACGTCTTCCCCATTGCCCGCATAC is a window from the bacterium genome containing:
- a CDS encoding MerR family transcriptional regulator, producing MTATQIPDKFHFKIGEVSRILGVKPYVLRFWETEFQISPAKNRSQHRVYKRQEVETLLEIKRLLYEERFTIEGARVKLKELAKDRQRQLKLDLAENPYRATLRQVKKDLARIKVILK
- a CDS encoding phosphomannose isomerase type II C-terminal cupin domain; amino-acid sequence: MERGDRPWGYYLVLHEDAGYKVKQFIVKPGSRLSLQRHRFRSEHWQVVRGEAEVTRGKEVVRLLPGGSIDIPLGALHRVESVGKEDLVVIEVQMGEYVGEDDIERFEDDYDRAPPPAARKMK
- a CDS encoding protein-L-isoaspartate(D-aspartate) O-methyltransferase; its protein translation is MDLVRESILRRRMVEEQIRRRGVRDVRVLSAMEEVPRHLFVPRELRHLAYADEPLPIGEGQTISQPFIVAEMTAALRLSGTEKVLEIGTGSGYQAAILARLCRELVTIERIASLSADARRRLAGMDAGNVTFVVGDGSVGSPEHAPFDRILSAAASPSVPAPWVSQLSEGGIIVLPVGDRYEQELTRVTRRGDRTDAETLGGCRFVPLVGLYGFQG
- a CDS encoding adenine phosphoribosyltransferase, with product MPTSDLKKRIRNIPDFPKKGIQFKDITTLLSDPSSFQRAIDLMAHRHFAKGIEAVVGIEARGFVMGAAMAYKLGTGVLLVRKAGKLPFKTVTASYDLEYGKDRLEIHEDAIRPGMKVVVADDVLATGGTVSAVVGLLKRLGADVVECCFLAELTDLRGREHLKGQKVFSLLQFED
- a CDS encoding integration host factor subunit alpha, producing MTKADLVEIVYEKIGGLSKKESQDIVERIFETMKTSLKQGDKIKISGFGNFTLRDKRPRKGRNPQTGDDIEITARRVLTFRPSQILKSHINEPVKPS
- the pheS gene encoding phenylalanine--tRNA ligase subunit alpha, producing the protein MTRLLEEGTAAIAAARSESDLLEAKGRFFGKKGAVSGILKGVAALPVEERKAVGELANRARAELESAFDARLAEIRGKERLLREGRERIDVTLPGRGPMPGHRHPVSQTMSDIIAVFRRLGFSVQGGPDVETDYYNFEALNFPPEHPARDMQDTFYVESEAGDLVLRTHTSPVQIRAMERMKPPVRIIAPGTVYRSDSDITHSPMFHQVEGLAVDRDITMADLKGLLTEFCRLTFGPEKPVRFRPSYFPFTEPSAEMDIQCVICGGSGCRVCKESGWLEILGAGMVDPSVFGFVGYDPEEYAGFAFGMGVERIAMLRHGISDIRLLFENDIRFLSQF
- the pheT gene encoding phenylalanine--tRNA ligase subunit beta is translated as MKIPYSWLKEFIDTRLSPSQAQEALTMAGVEVSSCRFLGEGLDSVVTARILDMRPHPDADRLSLCRVTDGSDTFGIVCGAKNMKAGDAVALAKIGARLPNGMEIRRAKIRGQASEGMLCSEQELKLAEASAGIMILPGDTAPGKPLADALGLSDWLLEVEITPNRGDCLSILGVAREIASITGEKIVLPDVSFPEEGEPIGDLVRIDVSDPDLCPRYTARVVSGVAIAPSPDWMRRRLALCGIRPINNIVDVTNYLLLEVGQPMHAFDLDRLRGARIVVAAPKETLTFTTLDGAERTIAPGMLLIRDGEGPVAVAGVMGGANSEVVDGTTRVVFESAHFFPPSIRRTARRLGLSSESSYRFERGVDPAGTLYAADRAVSLLYRFAPASVARGVIDLDAGNASPRTVPFRPERASRIIGRGYASEACREVFGRLGFPVADRGTGTWNVTVPTHRFDIEREIDLVEEVARLSGYDSIPTTYPESKAPEFSGDDTFADIQERAFDFLRGRGFSQAVNFSFVSGRTWERLGAFLGFDPTDAVRLRNPISDETTLMRPHLLSGLLANAADNVRRFVGDVRLYEAGKAFGKSYLEGHFEEPRLGVILCGRPLPGDWSGVDVPADFYDMKGIVEPLLLHLCASPVHVVPTRFRPFFEAGKAADILRDGEVVGWFGAIRKELLDSFELAGPVFYGEIRLRKATASPPPPGRYAPLPKFPPVFRDVACVFLTGVPVGDVLAMVREVSPEVEEASVFDIFTGDKIGEGNKSVGIRVKLQSLERTLTESEVHSIHSKIVKLLENRFGGKIRTS
- the surE gene encoding 5'/3'-nucleotidase SurE, which produces MILVSNDDGVRSEGIVALTEALKDLGTVYVVAPDRERSAASHSLSLTHPLRVEKVSPRVYSVDGTPTDCVNLGVNGILRGKKIDLLVSGINKGANLGDDITYSGTVSAAMEGTLLGIPSIAVSLVTRTRFRFDTAAAMAMDVARRVLKRGLPEDTLLNVNVPNAAREEIKGVRVTRMGKRVYGDMIVEKRDPRGRKYYWIGGDHLNSEDVPGSDLEAIEEGFISVTPIHLDLTNYSALRALRKWTW